One Gossypium hirsutum isolate 1008001.06 chromosome A08, Gossypium_hirsutum_v2.1, whole genome shotgun sequence genomic window, aacattaacttttttatttatttatgatttgacaaaaaatacaagtttaagggctaaaagagacaaaaaattaaatgaaaggctaaaataacatttttataagTTCTTTTTTGTAAGTTGGAGGGCCAAAAAAGTTATTATacctattatttattatactatataagaaaaaaaaatattgctatagataattattaatttttttactcgTGTAATGCACGAACTGATagtatgtattaattaaaataatataattaaaaaaatgaaaacattataatataaaatgttaattttacaataaattcatcaaattaataattaatattttttttaccatgcatggattcatttttttttaaaaaaattgataaatcctttttttatataaattgttatATCCCTATCACAATTAGGACCCGGTTGGACCCTCCATTAGGCCATCACCCCTCTTATAAATACCCTAAGATATTACTTAGTAGAAGGACTCCTCTCCACACAAAATCCTAATATGCTAAGCATTCATCACGAGTCCCTCTATCTGTCTAGACTAATGTTGTATCCTTACCCTAATTTGGATCTAATTGGGCCCTCATCCCTTGTATAAATATCACAGGAAATCACGTAGTCGATGGACTTTTCTCCACACAAAATCTTAATATGCTAAGCATTCATCCCGAGTCCATCTACTTGTTCGACTTTTAGCCCTAGAATGAGTAAACTGACATTCTTCGATATCACCCTCCTTTTTTTTCTCCACCTCTGTTGGTACTGTATATCAACATATATAATAGATTGTTATGCAatataatcaataattaaaataataattaataactgAAATACATAACAAATAAAGAgactatttcaatttaatatttaaaaatttagtcattattgtGTAAATTAAAGTTCGTTGATAgacataaaagtaaataaatataaatttattagatatagattttaataatttttatttttattatttagaaattttaagctttataattttttttaaaaagaagagaGGTTAAGCCATAattattacaaaatgaaattaagtAGCACAGTTCCTAGCATACGTAACTCTCATTCTATCACCAAGAAGGATGTTGCTCAACCCCAAAGGATCTAtgaattttcatacaaaataaaatgggataaatctcaaaagtacttataaactttaatttaatatataattttatacatgagtttgattttatataattttatataagaaattttgatttgatacaattctcacaaattattaacacaattattgatataacatgattttatgtttatatattgaatacacaaataattatatttatctaatataaaaataatttgatgtatttatttctttaaatgtgcacaattgaatcaaaattaaagattcatgtatatatatgaatcgcaatcaaagtttcatgtgtatTAATGCACTAAATCAAAGCTTCTATATCAAATtgcaaattaaatcaaaattcatgtataattttaagatttgtcCCCAAAAATTTATATCAACTTGTAAACTTGTTCTACTACAAATATGATTCCCTAAACAAATGATGGATCTTCCCTTCTTAACACGAATACCTTGATTTTTTTGAACTATTTCATTATAAATTCTGatcatatatgtttttttatacaaAGTTTAGAACTATTCATAGCCCTTCTTCAAcatttaaataggaggataatgcactttagcgcacttgaacccacgtcctcctgtaCTTGCAACAATGCCCATGTCAattgaattaaaactcaatcgactactttgtaattttttttaaaaagtgttaACAATATGAtagttatttaaataatttaatttaattttacttttgtttGTAAGGAGACTAAATTCCATCTATatttaaatgtaatttaataattttggGAAGATTGAAAGCGGCCAAAGGAAGTGTTTATAATGTGGAGGGTTTGTTTGGtttgtaaatgaataaatatttgtttagcAACAAAAACAGTGTAGGTGTTATTGCTGACTTTAACGGCCATTCTTGCACGCAGTatgtcccttttttttttttttgtagcgagggtggaaatttttaaatgggcGGAGGAGGTTAAAACTATGATTGACGGCACAAAATGACATGATGTGGTGCCCCATTTTTTGGTTACAAATAGAGATTTGGCTGACCACTGCCGCTCCAGGGTGGCTCTCACATGTCCAACCACCTCAACCCAACCCCCATCATTCCCCTCTATCTACTGCTGCATCAAGATTGGGTTGTTTTTAATTACCATTCGTGGATTTTAAGAGTGAATTATAGGACCATGCACATATACTTAAAAGAAGTCTATTATTGCAAGGTGGGAAAATTAGATGATAAATTGATGACTTTTGCGCTTGCAATGCCATTAATGAAGTACAAACATTTATGCACTTTTATTTCTTCTCACCTTTTAATTATACAATACGaccatatactttttttttaattatatttggttgttgatttttatggagataacatatttatttatttaattacttgattgcgatttaaattttttttaaaatatttctccattatttttaatctttataataGAGAATACTAATTACATTTACCTAATGTATATCTATTTGTTATTAAACTTGATCATGGGTCGAGTCATCTGGCCCAAAGGTCTATTCGAAAAGTAAGAAGATTTGAGCAAAAAAATAAAGCCCGTTTATAGGCCTGGTCTGAcccgaatttgtaaaaaaaaaaaaattgttgttgttttgctatcatttcactgttatattgctattattttgttgttattatttggatattgtataactcttaatttattgtaactattttagaagcatttacttattaaattgtacttattttagtgttatttaaatataaaaactgTTATAGTGAAATTGTTGAGAAATTATCTTTCATATATCACTTAAAACTTAATTATTACACAATTTCATGatttaattcaagtttatttttccttttaatttaaaCTCTAGAAATGtcattaatttatataacaaataataattaacacaatcactttttctttttaatactcATAAAACTAGAACCAATAATtaaggtaaattaaaaaaaaacaaataagaatttttttattcaaatccacaatataattttataaaaaaatcttttgaaatttcaatgtattaatgattttttttacttaattttaattattttgtttattgaaaTAAAGCTAGCAAATAATGTATAGAGATACTCATGGGTCGGGTCGAGCACAACAAAAAATTTAGGCCCTTTTGCTAGGCCTAGGCTCTGCCCAAAAAATGAGCGtaaaattttacccaatttcggctcgaataaaatactaaaacttgggctcggcccggcccgcctatattaattatttttatatgatttttaaatatatatgatacataaaaaataataaaaatattaaaataagtatttcccaacaaattgaaaataaattttaaaaaatatctctacttaaataatattaagatagatgcaatttaacaagcaaatgcctctaacataacaaaaaaattaacaataaaacaagtgttatacaatattcaaacaataataacaaaatagtagtaacataacagtgaaattgtagcaaaatagagagaaaacaataagaaaataacattaaaaaaattgtagatttttttgtccttttgtcAATTCGAGCCGAGCCAAGCCTGGGCAAAAAATGTATTACCTGAGGCCCGTCCTGTATTTTAGAGGGTCTTATTTTTCCCCAAACTCATTTTTCGTGTAGCCCAACTCATGAGCAAATCTACTAATGTGATTGAAGTGTATAtactataattaaatttaattgtcCTTATTATTATAACTTACATTTTTAAGTAAATTACATCACTTCAAAGGGTTAACGTATCAAACGGCAGTTTaacatcatttttttaaaaagcaaAATAATATTGaagctaattttttaaataagtaaatcaGATTTTATTCTactatattaatagtatttttttgGTGGAAAAATGATTAAACTAAATGATccaatacttatttttatttagaaaaatataaagcaaatataaaaaatcaattatgcaattttaatatttttattcaaagttattataatttagaaattattgaaaatttcgagttaattaaGTTGACGAgttctattttattattctaattcaatttgaattttttttgaatcgagtcaagtgaaatgaaattcaagtcgagtcgaattgagtgaaattattcgagttaaatttaaaaaattaaacatgttaaatttaaatcttgttacagtataactaatttcatgttagagcacataaatttgaaatcatatatatttgaaaactttttcaaagcaaaataataaaaaaatactttagtatgataaacttaaattattaattaacttatttatatcCCAAAATTATtgttctataatttttttaatttttttaattttctttatatattttttagaattttttagaatttttataaatattttaaaatttaaaaagtattttgaatttttgaaaattattttgattttttttaaatttttgttgagagagactaatttgttcattttaaaACTTGACAGTGACCAAAAGGGCTAGCATGTTATacgaattattcaaattatttgaattgtaaaatctAACTTGAATCGAACtcaaaactcgaattacttattcgagttgactcgaataatttgaataactcgaaattcgaactgttttttatttttcgaatcgaattaagTTTACACCCTCCTACTGTTAAGAAGTGCCTATTGACCCAAATGGATAAGCTAATATCAAGTGGAGTGGTTGTTGGCTTTAGTTGTTTAAGTATgacaaaaatacaattttacccttattaatTTACTCTTATCGACTCAAGTACAAGGTGAAGTAATGTAAGCCTTTATTCAATAATAGTTTTGGGGTGTATTTGTAAAATATCAATTGTTGTTAATCCATTTTTCAGACCtctgttttaataaaaaattgtagaGCAAGTTGTTGAAAGTATGCCcagttttgatttcttttttggtttttaataatattaaagtaagatATAATCTatcatctatttttttaattatacattTGTTATTCTTGTGGTATTGTTGCAGATTTTAGTGTGTTTTGTTTCTAAAGAAATGTATGCTTGCTTTCTTTTGTTTAAGACTAATAAATTGTGGAATGTTAGTTGAATAGAAAAGACCACGATGAGCTCCATTAGcataccaaaatttctaaaagtGAAATATTTTGATATGAGTGTAGAAATTTTggtaaatcttaaattttttggTGGGAgggataagttttttttttttggttagaaATTGAGAAGCCATTTAGAATATCTTACATGGGAAAATTCTAGGGTGAGCTCCAAGCTCATATCAAAATATCCAAGCTCCAAGCTtacactaaaatttttaagctcatACTAAAATATCCAATATCCAATTTCTAGAATACatgcaatttcaatttatttttttgttcttatttatGACTTCTTGAAGCAATTCGAGATCAAAGACTCAAATTTCCACACCCACTAGatagtaattattttattaatttatttatatatataaaaaaattataagttctTTAATTGAATGATTATCATCTTATGacatggaagaaaatattatattgTTGATTTTGGATATTCCCAAATGAAAGGGTTCCTTAGACCATCTAGAGGAGAGCAATATCATTTACTTGATTTTCGTAGAGTTACATATGGTAAAGAAGAAGTATTCAATCATGCCCATTCACCATTACTGATTGAACGAACCTTTAGTGTACTTAAAAAAACGGACCATTTTTAGGGATATGCcaagttatagttttgaaaaaCAAAAGTTAATTGTTGTTGTTACAATGGCAATACACAATTTTATTTGAAAACATAAAGGTCTAGATGATGTGGATTTATGGAAGTTGAAACTAATGATAGAATATATGAAAACATTATTTAGCTAGAAGATATGCATGATGGAAAAAGTGACTATGAAAGTGAATTTGACAATTCATATGGTTTTGAAATGAAAGCTACAAGGGATGTCATTGGTTGCAACTTAATAAGTTCACTTTAACTTGGATACAATATGttgtattatttttgtaatattaaaaATGCATAGATGCATAGATTTGATGGTATTATCAAATTAATAggaattattattatattactttTCTCAACCAtagcttttcaaaagcactttgaGTCGTTGACCTCtgtaaactctccctatataaagataaatattagattaaatttaatattaaaataattaagtttaatcaCAGTTGAGCTTTCTAAACTCCCcctatataaatataaatattagcttaaatttaatattaaagtaattaagtttaattatagttgaactttCTAAACTCACCCTATATAAAGAGTCTTGCgtcattatttataaataattaaattcaagagaaagttctaGAGATAAAATTCTTTAAAcaaattatttcagaaaaaatctaaagagaaattgtgaaattatcccactggtaatttttttgaaaaactaaTCGAAGCGAGCCCATACTCGGCAGACGTGAGCTTAAGGATAGTAGAGAAAACTACtcgcaaaaaaaaaactattttaattaaGTGTTTGGAGGTGGAGGAAGTCACAACACTCTCACTCTCATTCCCATTCTCACTCCCAACTGGAAAGGTAGAAACCCTGTGCCCTAGTTGTCATGGCTTATTTGGAAAATGGCACCGAAACTATCCAAACCAAGCCTCTACGCAAGGATACCAAGAAGAAAGATGTTAACAAGGAGGAGGATCTTGTGAGTCCCCATTTCaagtttatgttttagttatctttatccatttgtttttattttgttttataactTAGGTGGTTTTGGTTTTCTTAGCATGCACAATCGGAAGAAGACTTGGCTCTGAAGCAACAATTGAAGTTATCCGTAGAGAGAATTTATGATGTTGATCTTGAAGTCCAGAAAATAGCTCTTGAAAGCATGAGGTAATCCGTTATATGcgaatttgaagttaaaaaatgTAGAGGAAATAAGACTTTATTTTACTGTTCACAGTTTTCATTGAATGCTTGTATGCTTTATTAACATTTGATTAGGCTGATGCGTTTTACTTTTTGTGTGAGTAATCCCAATGCTGAAAACAACATCATTTTTACAGTTTGGTTTTATATCCTTTTTAGGCAAGAAGTTCGCACCTTAATCAGCTCCATAACTTATGTTCCAAAGCTATTGAAGTTTCTCCGACCCCATTAAGGAACCCTAACGGCATTTTATGAGACTATGCTTGATTTAGATTTGAAGGTATTACTTGTTTTGCTGTAATGATCTTTCATCATATCTTTTGTAAATGTAATTTGGCTAAGCAATACAGGGAAGGATGATTATGATGGAGTCATTATTTAATATTGGGACTTTGTTggtcatatatatgaaattattgctttatatatgaaatttaggGCATTGAATTATTGGTTTTAGtagttttgtttgtttgttaattaGGTTAATAAATTTATCTTACAACTAACTATATTCTACAAATCAAGAACTtccttatattttaaaaattttcttctcTAGTTATATCTTTTTTCTTCATACGTCCTACATTATTAAAttactttcatttattttcaGAAATACCTAGCTAATATATTGTCTATGTTGGCATTGACCATGTCTGCAGAGGTCAAGCGGGTAGCCCTCAGTTTTTTATCATACTTACATAAGTTTTGCTTTATCTTCTCAACCCCCTTTTGCTTTTGCTCCAAATTATCTatcatttcttttatttgaaaACCAAACAGGAGAGTTTAAAGTACAGATTGTTGGGTTCAGAAGGTAATGTTTGTTCATGGGGCCATAAATATGTGAGATGAGcatttatttggtttgataagTTATTATATTTTACTCATTTGCTACTGGAAAATTTGTATAACAAGTGCTTTGTTCGCTATTGCTGGTCGAACTTGTTTAGATCATGATAATAGATTATGTTTATCTTTCTTGCTAATCCAACTTTCATTTATTAGAATCGATATCCAAAGGATAACCTATGTGAATATTTTCCTTCTCATGTTGATGGAAAACCTAGCAGAGACCTTTTTGGCCTTGCTTGCTAATTAATTTGTTGTCAGGATCTTGGCAAGAGAAATTTCGTAAGAGTATCTGATGCGACAGGTTAGAACTCTAACGATCTATAGACATCTAGTAGTCTTATAAGTGATGTACTTCAAAATAATTATCTCTATAGGTTTCTCCTAAATGGTGAGACATTGTATTTACTTGCTTTTTCGCCAATACAGAGTGAAGATGCCCCAGCTGACGATCTAATGGAGCTTGTGGAACAAATTGTTGCTTTCCACATGAAGGATTAGCTATCTGATCATATCAACAAGAAATTGATATATCACAGAAGAAAATTTTTTTCCGGTACTTGCCATGCTTTCCAGTTTCTAACATATTTGTATGTTCTGTACAACACAATGCTGAATTTAAAGCTGTTGATCTATTGATGGAGGTATCCATCAACTTTTTTTTCCCTTCAGTTTTTTATTTGAGGACCTTCCTACTTTTATAGAGCTTGAAACATATGATTTACATCCAATTGCATGTTGATGATCTTGACATTTTATTTATGAATATAGCATACTcaatatattttgtgttttatgaattTTCAAGTGCACTTCAGATTGCGCTTTTCCTTAACAACCtggaggtttgtttctattatgTTCCTCTGATTCATGCGATGTAGCATTCTTGAGTAACTCCTTTCTCAGGATGTCAATATGAGTTTcatttgtgaatttattaattctcCCTAACAATTTAGAATGTGCTCTTACTGTATGTCTGTGAGGTGTTCACTTCTTGTGATGATCTACTGATGAAGAAGCAATTTTGCTACATTCTTGCTCGACAAGTAAATTCTATGTTTGATTTGCCTCGATTCTTTGTGCTTACtagatttgaattattttttgccGAGTATGTGAGGTGGTTC contains:
- the LOC107934055 gene encoding 26S proteasome non-ATPase regulatory subunit 2 homolog B, with amino-acid sequence MAYLENGTETIQTKPLRKDTKKKDVNKEEDLHAQSEEDLALKQQLKLSVERIYDVDLEVQKIALESMRILAREIS